A genomic region of Candidatus Baltobacteraceae bacterium contains the following coding sequences:
- a CDS encoding UvrD-helicase domain-containing protein — protein MMAIDAGFEESLEIAGPSRSGKTTTLLARAQRYEREIGTDFLFARHPCELVALAIAVHEAAGAPVRISDEIEARRLFARCAEPLFDFIWPELLNASLDPEVAALRSPERFLDAAYRLIRKLRDGAVDPQTFLDKSLAGATDFYAKPPNFAHADLIAATKDAYRDSLDVSPQELQRQYRREIDLVKILHKLYAGYVAATAAESALCASDAIASALQRLRDEPALGSAVRARYGHVFVDEMQEATPAQRALLDAIYGTPLKNVTFAGDAKAATSRFKGARPEVALAGAGRTIALAGQAPSAALALHRAKTPVEEAGYIAQSVHEEIERGVPPDEIALLFRSSADVQVYLDALLDRNVPAATAGDVNVFADRRALDALALLWNVWDPFRHDWLLRTLSGKAMALSDASVAALCSDPPDPQAALFNFDEEQAPTVRTSRWNPKRDVRLGWNVLRGDNDALLNDVARARIERFRTLRRGWIEAMTTLPFPAFVRKVWAEGLAQDGPDGSARARAQQPILRRLQRRLIRLHRDRPEATLGDLLTDCLERAQSDGESCEIVEDSGFVHLLSIDAARGRSFAVVVIPDARPGSFPRWYVPDSFLWSPTLGMVPRENVGDAQASRTAKFSYYLYRTKAREAYNAQERCAFEYALSRARARLLVTASGPPTRGLTAPEFLEELRAR, from the coding sequence ATGATGGCGATCGACGCCGGGTTCGAAGAATCGCTCGAAATCGCCGGACCGAGCCGTTCGGGGAAGACCACCACGCTGCTGGCGCGCGCGCAGCGTTACGAGCGCGAGATCGGGACCGATTTTCTCTTTGCGCGCCATCCGTGCGAACTGGTCGCGCTGGCGATTGCCGTCCACGAAGCCGCCGGCGCGCCGGTTCGAATTTCCGACGAGATCGAAGCGCGGCGGTTGTTCGCCCGCTGCGCGGAGCCGCTCTTCGATTTCATCTGGCCCGAGTTGCTGAATGCCAGCCTCGATCCCGAGGTCGCCGCGCTGCGCTCGCCGGAGCGTTTTCTCGATGCCGCCTATCGTTTGATTCGCAAACTGCGCGACGGCGCGGTCGACCCGCAAACCTTCCTCGATAAGTCGCTCGCCGGTGCGACCGATTTCTATGCCAAGCCGCCGAACTTCGCGCATGCCGACTTGATCGCCGCGACCAAGGATGCCTATCGCGACTCGCTCGACGTGTCGCCACAGGAACTGCAGCGGCAATACCGGCGCGAAATCGACCTGGTCAAGATCTTGCACAAGCTCTATGCCGGATACGTCGCCGCTACGGCCGCCGAGAGCGCGCTCTGTGCGAGCGATGCGATTGCGTCGGCGCTGCAGCGGCTGCGCGATGAGCCGGCCCTCGGATCGGCGGTTCGCGCGCGATATGGACACGTCTTCGTCGATGAGATGCAGGAGGCGACGCCGGCGCAGCGCGCGTTGCTCGACGCGATCTACGGTACACCGCTCAAGAACGTCACCTTTGCCGGCGATGCGAAAGCCGCCACCAGCCGCTTTAAGGGCGCGCGTCCCGAGGTTGCGCTCGCCGGCGCCGGCCGCACGATCGCACTCGCCGGCCAAGCACCCAGCGCCGCTCTCGCGCTGCACCGCGCAAAGACGCCGGTTGAGGAAGCGGGATACATCGCGCAGAGCGTGCACGAAGAGATCGAGCGCGGCGTACCGCCCGACGAGATCGCGCTCCTCTTCCGGAGCAGCGCCGACGTGCAAGTCTATCTCGATGCACTGCTCGATCGCAACGTTCCCGCGGCGACGGCGGGCGACGTGAACGTCTTCGCCGACCGCCGCGCTCTCGATGCGCTGGCGCTGCTCTGGAACGTGTGGGATCCGTTCAGGCACGACTGGCTGCTGCGCACGCTGAGCGGCAAAGCGATGGCGCTCTCCGATGCGTCGGTCGCCGCGTTGTGCTCGGACCCGCCGGATCCACAAGCCGCGCTCTTCAATTTCGACGAAGAACAAGCGCCGACGGTCCGCACGAGTCGCTGGAATCCCAAACGCGACGTGCGGCTCGGGTGGAATGTATTGCGCGGCGATAACGACGCGCTGCTCAATGACGTCGCGCGCGCACGCATAGAACGCTTTCGCACGCTGCGCCGGGGATGGATCGAAGCGATGACCACGCTGCCTTTCCCGGCGTTCGTGCGTAAGGTTTGGGCCGAGGGTCTGGCGCAGGATGGTCCCGACGGATCGGCGCGCGCACGCGCCCAGCAGCCGATCCTACGCCGATTGCAGCGGCGGCTGATCCGGCTGCACCGCGATCGTCCCGAAGCGACGCTCGGCGATCTGCTGACCGACTGCCTCGAACGGGCACAGAGCGACGGCGAGAGCTGCGAGATCGTCGAGGACTCGGGCTTCGTGCACCTGCTCAGTATCGACGCAGCCCGCGGGCGCTCGTTCGCGGTCGTCGTGATTCCGGATGCGCGGCCCGGCTCGTTTCCGCGTTGGTATGTGCCCGACTCGTTCTTATGGAGCCCGACGTTGGGAATGGTCCCGCGCGAGAACGTCGGCGATGCGCAAGCGTCGCGCACCGCCAAGTTCAGTTACTATCTCTATCGCACCAAAGCACGCGAAGCATACAACGCCCAAGAGCGCTGCGCGTTCGAGTACGCGCTCTCGCGAGCGCGCGCACGACTCCTGGTCACCGCCTCGGGCCCGCCCACGCGCGGCCTCACCGCGCCGGAATTCCTCGAAGAGCTGCGCGCGCGATGA
- a CDS encoding PD-(D/E)XK nuclease family protein — translation MDASLAAAFVADLRAWAETEEDAPLVRALRSPCSGVPHDTAAAYATAATRVPPLLDAIARGLLAVSSAERDALLSFAERVRAIGPQTDLYERFGLEPRPDDESEDSGGEFALALAESADPRSGVRARQPHFSASALNAYADCARKWYYRYVCAAVEDAPSSASTYGTAFHAALEDFHADFPSPNAQDEAAMRVRIAENIRWNFERFREQFDTAVELELQKRRALRTAQRYVDWLLAEAARGPFTVIGREVPVELDLDGFAFVGFIDRLDRDDRTGAVSIFDYKTGSIATSAAEYRDQVRRFADFQLPFYYWARTAAGDRVARLALIPLKDSLLDVVPIALEVVPVAGPNGKRSDAPTGTIAIGELERARTRMVEICRELTAGSLEHFPVTSDPSACTYCAYRDACADRPHDERERFGR, via the coding sequence GTGGACGCTTCGCTTGCCGCTGCTTTTGTTGCCGACCTTCGTGCGTGGGCCGAGACCGAAGAGGATGCACCCCTCGTCCGGGCGCTGCGCTCGCCGTGCTCGGGCGTGCCGCACGATACCGCCGCCGCCTACGCAACCGCGGCGACGCGTGTGCCGCCGCTCCTGGACGCAATAGCGCGGGGATTGCTCGCCGTCTCGAGCGCGGAACGCGATGCGCTGCTCTCGTTCGCCGAGCGCGTGCGCGCGATCGGCCCGCAAACCGACCTCTACGAACGCTTCGGCCTCGAACCGCGGCCCGACGATGAGAGCGAGGATAGCGGCGGCGAGTTTGCGCTGGCCCTCGCGGAAAGCGCCGATCCGCGCTCGGGCGTGCGCGCGCGGCAGCCCCACTTTTCCGCGTCGGCGCTCAACGCATACGCGGATTGCGCGCGAAAGTGGTACTACCGCTACGTTTGCGCCGCGGTCGAAGACGCGCCGTCGTCCGCTTCGACGTACGGCACCGCCTTTCACGCCGCGCTCGAAGATTTTCACGCCGATTTTCCCAGCCCGAACGCGCAAGACGAAGCGGCGATGCGGGTCCGGATCGCGGAGAACATCCGCTGGAACTTCGAGCGCTTTCGCGAGCAGTTCGATACGGCGGTGGAACTCGAGCTGCAAAAGCGGCGAGCCTTGCGCACCGCGCAGCGCTATGTCGACTGGCTGCTTGCCGAAGCTGCCCGCGGTCCGTTTACGGTCATCGGGCGCGAGGTCCCGGTCGAACTCGACTTGGACGGTTTCGCGTTCGTCGGATTCATCGACCGCCTCGACCGCGACGACCGCACCGGCGCGGTGAGCATCTTCGATTACAAGACCGGATCGATCGCGACCAGCGCCGCCGAATACCGCGACCAAGTGCGGCGCTTTGCCGACTTTCAGCTGCCGTTTTATTACTGGGCGCGCACGGCTGCGGGCGACCGCGTGGCGAGGCTGGCGCTGATCCCGCTCAAGGATTCGCTGCTCGACGTCGTGCCGATCGCGCTCGAGGTCGTTCCCGTTGCCGGGCCTAACGGAAAGCGCAGCGACGCGCCGACGGGCACGATCGCGATCGGCGAGCTGGAACGCGCTCGCACCCGCATGGTCGAGATCTGCCGCGAATTGACGGCGGGGTCGCTCGAGCATTTCCCGGTGACGAGCGACCCGTCGGCCTGCACGTACTGCGCGTATCGCGATGCGTGCGCCGATCGGCCGCATGACGAGCGCGAGCGTTTCGGACGATGA
- a CDS encoding UbiX family flavin prenyltransferase, whose protein sequence is MRRIIIGISGASGSAYGYMALQALRAIGGVETHVVVTDAARRTIELEMDMTADDFEALADVVHRGDDLAAAISSGSFVTDGMLIIPCSMKSASAIAYSINDNLLVRAADVCLKEKRKLVLVVRETPLHLGHLRTLAQLAEIGAVILPPIPAMYAAPQSVDDIIAHTVGKALDQFGITNDLFKRWRTPGKTPLSS, encoded by the coding sequence ATGCGGCGCATCATCATCGGTATCAGTGGTGCGAGCGGCAGTGCGTACGGCTACATGGCGCTGCAAGCTCTGCGCGCGATCGGCGGCGTCGAGACGCACGTCGTCGTGACCGATGCCGCACGCCGTACGATCGAACTCGAGATGGACATGACGGCCGACGACTTTGAAGCGCTCGCCGACGTCGTCCACCGCGGCGACGATCTCGCCGCCGCCATCTCGAGCGGATCCTTCGTCACCGACGGGATGCTGATCATCCCCTGTTCGATGAAGAGTGCGAGCGCGATCGCGTATTCGATCAACGACAATCTGCTGGTGCGCGCGGCCGACGTTTGCCTCAAGGAGAAGCGCAAGCTGGTGCTGGTCGTGCGCGAGACGCCGCTGCACCTCGGGCATCTGCGCACGCTCGCGCAACTCGCCGAAATCGGGGCCGTCATCCTGCCGCCGATACCCGCGATGTACGCCGCGCCGCAGAGCGTCGACGACATCATCGCCCACACCGTCGGCAAGGCGCTCGATCAGTTCGGCATCACCAACGATTTATTCAAACGCTGGCGCACACCGGGCAAGACCCCCTTGTCATCGTGA
- a CDS encoding NTP transferase domain-containing protein — translation MRTTAVVLAGGGPDEVAALQPGAINKAFVRIGGIALVERTLRALRASTLVGRIIVVAPQAVHADAALAGADERRADGTKIQISLSNGLALLPPDEIVLVSTSDLPILTPDCVDDFIEHAYDVDADIGYGCVERTVHEALFPEVPHTWARLREGTYCGGGLIAIKPRALPALERFIERLGAARKNPLQLASLFGWDVMARFAFGRLSIASAERRASQLLGASVCAIVSPYPETGVNVDRASDVALAERLVSSERADA, via the coding sequence GTGAGGACGACGGCGGTCGTGTTGGCCGGCGGCGGTCCCGACGAGGTGGCCGCGCTTCAACCCGGCGCGATCAACAAGGCGTTCGTGCGAATCGGCGGCATCGCGCTGGTCGAGCGCACGTTGCGCGCGCTGCGCGCGAGCACGCTGGTCGGCCGCATCATCGTCGTCGCCCCGCAAGCGGTGCACGCAGATGCCGCACTCGCCGGCGCCGACGAACGACGCGCCGACGGCACGAAGATTCAGATCAGCCTGAGCAACGGATTGGCACTTCTACCGCCGGACGAGATCGTGCTCGTCAGCACTTCCGATCTTCCGATCCTCACGCCGGATTGCGTCGACGATTTCATCGAACACGCGTACGACGTGGATGCCGACATCGGATACGGCTGCGTCGAGCGGACGGTGCACGAAGCGCTCTTTCCCGAAGTTCCGCACACCTGGGCGCGCCTGCGCGAGGGCACGTATTGCGGCGGCGGGCTCATAGCGATCAAACCGCGCGCGCTCCCGGCGCTCGAGCGCTTCATCGAGCGCCTCGGTGCCGCGCGCAAGAACCCGCTGCAACTCGCGTCGCTGTTCGGATGGGACGTCATGGCGCGGTTCGCGTTCGGCCGGCTTTCGATCGCCAGCGCCGAACGGCGGGCCTCGCAACTCTTGGGCGCGAGCGTGTGCGCGATCGTCTCGCCCTACCCCGAAACCGGCGTCAACGTCGACCGCGCCAGCGACGTCGCGTTAGCGGAGAGGCTGGTGAGCTCCGAGAGGGCCGATGCATAG
- the ispE gene encoding 4-(cytidine 5'-diphospho)-2-C-methyl-D-erythritol kinase: MNFACPAKINLTLEVLDRRDDGYHALRSVIVPLELADDLRVEPAAGFSFTCSDPTLEGEDNLVVKAARALDPLPRAAIALHKVIPTQAGLGGGSSDAAALLRAAMSGAFEHRYTRDWIGLARSLGSDVPFFLTDSGALVEGTGERVTAVGALPAWHVLIVKPPASVSTAAAYALLDRTSRPSRPRNASVSLEAVSALQRDDFETVERLLQNDFHDPIAESTPPVARAIEALHAAGARNALLAGSGSAVFTLARSAEEIAAIDSRLDLSPDYLRLRTAFAHGRSWRGGVALREAQGTP, encoded by the coding sequence ATGAACTTCGCCTGCCCGGCAAAGATCAATTTGACGCTGGAAGTGCTCGATCGTCGAGACGACGGCTACCATGCGCTGCGTAGCGTTATCGTACCCCTCGAGCTAGCGGACGACTTACGCGTCGAGCCCGCCGCCGGCTTCTCGTTCACCTGCAGCGATCCGACGCTCGAAGGCGAGGATAACCTCGTCGTAAAAGCGGCGCGCGCGCTCGACCCGCTCCCGCGCGCGGCGATCGCGTTGCACAAAGTGATTCCCACGCAGGCCGGTTTGGGCGGCGGTTCGAGCGATGCGGCAGCGCTCTTGCGCGCGGCCATGTCGGGGGCGTTCGAGCATCGTTACACTCGGGACTGGATCGGCCTGGCACGTTCGCTCGGTTCCGACGTGCCGTTCTTTCTCACCGATTCCGGCGCGCTCGTCGAAGGCACAGGCGAGCGCGTGACCGCCGTGGGGGCGTTGCCGGCGTGGCACGTGTTGATCGTCAAACCGCCCGCGTCGGTCTCGACGGCAGCCGCGTATGCGCTGCTCGACCGCACGAGCCGGCCGTCGCGCCCGCGCAACGCGTCGGTATCGCTCGAGGCGGTGAGCGCGCTGCAGCGCGACGACTTCGAGACGGTCGAACGCCTTCTTCAGAACGATTTTCACGATCCGATCGCCGAGTCGACGCCTCCGGTCGCGCGCGCGATCGAAGCGCTGCACGCAGCCGGTGCGCGCAATGCCCTGCTGGCCGGTTCCGGTTCAGCCGTCTTCACGCTCGCGCGCAGCGCGGAAGAGATCGCCGCGATCGATTCGAGGCTGGACCTGAGCCCCGACTATCTTCGCTTGCGGACCGCGTTCGCGCACGGGCGTTCCTGGCGCGGCGGCGTCGCACTTCGAGAAGCTCAGGGCACGCCGTGA
- the pdxS gene encoding pyridoxal 5'-phosphate synthase lyase subunit PdxS, with protein MDEKATGTVTVKRGLAQMLKGGVIMDVVTPEQAVIAQEAGAVAVMALERIPADIRAAGGVARMSAIELIQGIMDAVTIPVMAKVRIGHFAEAQVLQAIGVDYIDESEVLTPADDLYHVDKHAFTTPFVCGARDLGEALRRITEGAAMIRSKGEAGSGNIVEAVRHIRAIKDAIAQLSVSPKEELVARARDLGASYELVRDVAQAGTLPVVLFCAGGVSTPADAALMMQLGAEGIFVGSGIFKSNDPKKFARAIVDATTHFNDPKVVAEACRSLGTADAMAGLDVRKLDESELLATRGN; from the coding sequence ATGGATGAGAAGGCTACCGGAACCGTAACCGTCAAGCGCGGGCTTGCCCAGATGCTCAAAGGCGGCGTCATCATGGACGTCGTCACCCCCGAACAGGCCGTCATCGCCCAGGAGGCCGGGGCGGTCGCCGTGATGGCGCTCGAGCGCATCCCGGCCGACATCCGCGCGGCGGGCGGCGTTGCCCGCATGAGCGCGATCGAATTGATTCAAGGCATCATGGACGCGGTTACGATTCCCGTGATGGCCAAGGTGCGGATCGGGCATTTCGCCGAGGCCCAAGTGCTGCAGGCGATCGGCGTCGATTACATCGACGAGTCCGAAGTGCTGACGCCGGCCGACGATCTGTACCACGTCGACAAGCACGCGTTCACCACGCCGTTCGTGTGCGGTGCGCGCGATTTGGGCGAAGCGTTGCGCCGGATCACCGAGGGCGCGGCGATGATCCGCAGCAAGGGCGAAGCGGGCAGCGGCAACATCGTCGAAGCCGTCCGTCACATCCGAGCGATCAAAGACGCCATCGCCCAGCTCTCGGTCTCTCCCAAAGAAGAACTGGTCGCGCGAGCGCGCGATCTCGGCGCGAGCTATGAATTGGTGCGTGACGTCGCGCAAGCGGGCACGCTGCCGGTCGTTCTCTTCTGCGCCGGAGGCGTTTCGACGCCGGCCGACGCGGCGCTGATGATGCAGCTCGGCGCCGAAGGCATTTTCGTCGGCAGCGGCATCTTCAAGTCGAACGATCCGAAGAAGTTCGCGCGCGCGATCGTCGACGCGACCACGCATTTCAACGACCCGAAGGTCGTTGCCGAGGCGTGCCGCTCACTCGGTACCGCCGACGCGATGGCCGGGCTCGACGTGCGCAAACTCGACGAAAGCGAGCTGCTCGCGACGCGTGGAAACTAA
- the pdxT gene encoding pyridoxal 5'-phosphate synthase glutaminase subunit PdxT encodes METNTPVIGVLALQGDVVEHVAALERAGAHAIEVKTPEQLARAQGLVIPGGESTTVMKLLDRFGLAAPIVDRTRAGMPLWGTCMGMIVTAHDVAGLQQPTLDLIDITVRRNAFGRQNESAEIELPIPVLGPAPFPAIFIRAPWIERVGPGVELLASRDGHGVMVREGNVLGTSFHPELSGDPRVHAYFLKMVGDARAAEKTVGKASSAA; translated from the coding sequence GTGGAAACTAACACCCCGGTGATCGGCGTGCTCGCGCTGCAGGGCGACGTCGTCGAGCACGTCGCCGCGCTCGAACGCGCGGGTGCGCATGCGATCGAGGTAAAAACGCCGGAACAGCTTGCGCGCGCGCAAGGGCTCGTGATCCCCGGGGGCGAGTCGACGACGGTGATGAAGCTGCTCGACCGCTTTGGTCTGGCCGCACCGATCGTCGATCGCACGCGCGCCGGCATGCCGTTGTGGGGAACGTGCATGGGTATGATCGTTACCGCGCACGACGTCGCCGGATTGCAGCAACCCACGCTCGACCTCATCGACATTACCGTACGCCGCAACGCGTTCGGACGACAGAACGAATCGGCCGAGATCGAGCTCCCGATCCCGGTGCTCGGACCCGCACCCTTTCCGGCAATCTTCATTCGCGCGCCGTGGATCGAGCGCGTCGGCCCGGGCGTTGAACTGCTTGCCTCGCGCGACGGTCACGGCGTAATGGTTCGCGAGGGCAACGTTCTGGGAACCTCGTTCCATCCCGAGCTCAGCGGCGATCCGCGGGTCCACGCGTATTTCCTGAAAATGGTCGGCGACGCGCGCGCGGCAGAAAAAACGGTAGGGAAGGCTTCCTCGGCCGCGTAA
- a CDS encoding HNH endonuclease: MSDVLVLNFTYEALNITSFQRAVKLIFAGKAEIVHDRDRVLASTRYEMRMPSIIRMLYYIRRPMQKVALTKKNVLIRDDHTCQYCGSRGEKLMTVDHVVPRSRGGPSTWENLVCACMRCNNRKNNRTPDEANLKLRRKPRQPKYIPWIQIKRNTLPGEWGKFLFLYNVSIDERVE, encoded by the coding sequence GTGAGCGACGTGCTCGTCTTGAATTTTACGTACGAAGCGCTGAACATCACCAGCTTCCAGCGCGCGGTGAAGTTGATTTTCGCGGGCAAAGCCGAGATCGTGCATGACCGCGACCGCGTGCTTGCATCGACGCGCTACGAAATGCGCATGCCCTCGATCATCCGGATGCTCTACTACATCCGGCGCCCGATGCAAAAAGTCGCGCTGACGAAGAAGAACGTGCTGATTCGCGACGACCACACATGTCAGTACTGCGGATCGCGGGGCGAGAAGTTGATGACGGTCGACCACGTCGTGCCGCGCAGCCGCGGCGGCCCCTCGACGTGGGAGAATCTGGTTTGCGCGTGCATGCGCTGCAACAACCGTAAGAACAACCGCACGCCCGACGAGGCGAACTTGAAGCTGAGGCGCAAGCCGCGTCAGCCCAAGTACATCCCGTGGATTCAGATCAAACGCAACACGCTCCCGGGCGAGTGGGGTAAGTTCTTGTTCCTCTACAACGTTTCGATCGACGAACGCGTCGAGTGA
- a CDS encoding alpha/beta hydrolase produces the protein MKGFEQRTLPGADGVSINAVVGGSGPPLLLLHGYPQTHVMWHKVAPVLARRFTVVATDLRGYGDSGKPPTDADHAPYSKRAMGADQLAVMRSLGFDCFFLAGHDRGGRVAHRLALDHPDAISRLAVLDIAPTREMYRGTTMSFAYAYYHWFFLTQPYDLPERLIGADPEYYIRRKLTGWSAGGDVSRIFTPEALEEYIRCFNDPDVVHASCEDYRASIAIDIAHDDADGGRKLEPPLLCLWGARGVVERLFDVLALWRSRAETVTGAALSSGHYLAEEVPAETADALVAFFGDQLP, from the coding sequence GTGAAGGGTTTCGAGCAGCGCACGCTGCCCGGGGCCGACGGTGTCTCGATCAACGCGGTGGTCGGCGGCAGCGGGCCGCCGCTTCTGCTGTTGCACGGCTATCCGCAAACGCACGTCATGTGGCACAAGGTAGCCCCGGTGTTGGCGCGCCGGTTTACGGTCGTCGCAACGGACTTGCGCGGATACGGCGACAGCGGCAAGCCGCCGACCGACGCGGACCATGCGCCCTACTCCAAGCGCGCGATGGGTGCCGACCAGCTCGCCGTCATGCGATCGCTCGGGTTCGATTGCTTTTTTCTCGCCGGCCACGATCGCGGCGGTCGCGTCGCGCATCGTCTGGCGCTCGACCACCCGGACGCGATCTCGCGCCTCGCGGTCCTCGATATCGCTCCGACCCGCGAGATGTATCGCGGAACGACGATGAGCTTTGCCTACGCCTATTATCACTGGTTCTTTCTCACGCAGCCGTACGATCTGCCCGAACGGCTGATCGGCGCGGACCCGGAATATTACATACGCCGGAAGCTCACCGGTTGGTCGGCCGGCGGCGACGTTTCCCGCATCTTCACGCCCGAAGCGCTCGAGGAATACATCCGCTGTTTCAACGATCCGGACGTGGTGCATGCCTCCTGCGAGGATTATCGCGCGTCGATTGCGATCGATATCGCTCACGACGATGCCGACGGCGGACGCAAACTCGAACCACCGCTGTTGTGTCTGTGGGGTGCGCGCGGGGTCGTCGAGCGATTGTTCGACGTTCTCGCACTGTGGCGCTCGCGCGCCGAGACGGTGACCGGAGCCGCGCTTTCGAGCGGACATTATCTGGCGGAAGAGGTGCCGGCCGAAACGGCCGACGCGCTCGTCGCGTTCTTCGGCGATCAGCTCCCGTAG
- a CDS encoding FAD-dependent monooxygenase, giving the protein MDAPVIIVGGGPVGLSLALGLARYGARSIVLERNAEPVKESRAAVIWPRTQEILRDWGAYAALREAGRFARVLRAVNARTEGTVATIDFSAVNDVFDDPGALMLPQSQTEAILRSLVRAHPLCELRTGINVSGVVARPNAVDVPVETSSGASVLRASFVVGCDGAHGVVRHAIGLTLQGTTYDTRVVLSDETVDAEFAEAVSARVRFDLPSARLAIRFGERLWRVIASIPKEIGDDAALAPAAHAKRLHELFGEAPVRTEWSSLFKIHRRQAQRFVVGRVVLAGDAAHLNSPAGGQGMNAGIQDAANLAWKLACAVRDERHADALLKSYDLERREIITDTVERLTDRLTRVGISFPSRARQFIVRAFSRAVRGPGMQRKLCRGIGMLSGRYTNSPIVDSRHPLAGRRIDDLRLADGSRVNARRAGEPILLLAGDLQLDLPHLRIEVPPKRWHVKPPVVLIVRPDGCVGAVVEKPTRERIERAWNRTFCGALALRALAPAYGS; this is encoded by the coding sequence GTGGACGCACCGGTAATCATCGTTGGTGGAGGGCCGGTCGGCCTTTCCCTCGCGCTTGGTCTCGCGCGCTACGGCGCGCGTTCGATCGTCCTCGAGCGCAACGCGGAGCCGGTAAAGGAATCGCGCGCCGCCGTGATCTGGCCCCGCACGCAGGAGATCCTGCGCGACTGGGGAGCCTACGCGGCGCTGCGCGAGGCGGGAAGGTTCGCGCGCGTGCTTCGCGCGGTGAATGCGCGCACCGAGGGTACGGTCGCGACGATCGACTTCTCCGCCGTCAACGACGTCTTCGACGATCCGGGCGCGCTGATGCTGCCGCAAAGTCAAACCGAAGCGATCCTGCGCAGCCTGGTTCGCGCTCACCCGTTGTGCGAGCTGCGCACCGGGATCAACGTCAGCGGCGTGGTTGCGCGGCCCAACGCCGTCGACGTGCCGGTCGAGACGTCCTCCGGCGCGAGCGTGCTGCGGGCATCGTTCGTCGTCGGTTGCGACGGCGCACACGGCGTCGTGCGGCATGCGATCGGCCTGACGCTGCAAGGAACGACCTACGATACGCGCGTCGTTCTAAGCGACGAAACCGTAGATGCCGAATTCGCCGAAGCCGTCTCGGCGCGAGTGCGTTTCGATTTACCGAGCGCCCGCCTCGCGATTCGTTTCGGCGAACGCCTGTGGCGCGTGATCGCGTCGATTCCGAAGGAGATCGGCGATGACGCCGCGCTCGCGCCGGCCGCGCACGCGAAACGGCTGCACGAACTCTTCGGCGAAGCGCCGGTGCGAACCGAATGGAGCAGTTTGTTCAAGATTCATCGTCGCCAGGCACAGCGTTTCGTCGTGGGACGGGTCGTGCTGGCCGGTGACGCCGCGCACCTCAACAGCCCCGCCGGCGGTCAAGGAATGAACGCCGGCATTCAAGACGCCGCCAACTTGGCGTGGAAGCTCGCCTGCGCCGTGCGCGACGAGCGCCACGCGGACGCGCTCTTGAAGAGTTACGATCTCGAGCGGCGCGAGATCATCACCGACACCGTCGAACGCCTCACCGATCGTTTGACACGCGTCGGCATCTCGTTTCCCTCGCGCGCACGCCAGTTCATCGTGCGCGCGTTCTCGCGTGCGGTGCGGGGGCCGGGCATGCAGCGCAAACTTTGCCGCGGCATCGGCATGCTCAGCGGCCGCTACACGAACTCGCCGATCGTCGACAGCCGCCACCCGCTGGCTGGACGCCGCATCGACGACTTGCGGCTGGCGGACGGTTCGCGCGTCAACGCACGACGGGCCGGCGAACCAATCTTGCTTCTCGCCGGCGATTTGCAACTCGATCTTCCGCATCTGCGCATCGAGGTTCCGCCGAAGCGATGGCACGTCAAACCACCGGTTGTGCTCATCGTGCGTCCCGACGGGTGCGTCGGCGCCGTCGTCGAGAAACCGACGCGCGAGCGCATCGAGCGCGCGTGGAACCGCACGTTCTGCGGTGCGCTGGCGTTGCGGGCGCTCGCACCCGCCTACGGGAGCTGA